In a single window of the Littorina saxatilis isolate snail1 linkage group LG5, US_GU_Lsax_2.0, whole genome shotgun sequence genome:
- the LOC138967076 gene encoding uncharacterized protein has protein sequence MACHCPMIDCDNGSYRLQNGKLNFAKFSPTRFHTSLWPTTVQLASASNTQEETSTTRLKWIRLISRVDTTADGRHKLFSPAKDARVCSLHFLDGTPTAEISFPTQNLGYPGFQHRTARVLIDIPRPKHRLGRRKWAMRDLEFQFSEACQAQGSSRERNGVHS, from the exons ATGGCATGTCACTGCCCGATGATTGATTGTGACAACGGAAGCTACCGTCTTCAAAATGGAAAGCTAAACTTTGCAAAATTCAGTCCGACCAGGTTCCACACGAGTCTGTGGCCAACCACCGTTCAG cttgcaTCCGCATCCAACACACAAGAAGAAACCAGCACAACGAGATTAAAGTGGATTCGACTCATCAGCCGTGTAGACACAACAGCAGACGGAAGGCACAAGCTTTTTTCACCTGCAAAAGATGCAAGGGTTTGTTCTCTACACTTTCTTGATGGCACACCAACTGCAGAGATTTCTTTCCCAACACAAAACTTGGGATACCCTGGATTTCAACACAga ACAGCAAGAGTGCTGATAGACATACCCCGACCAAAGCACCGGCTAGGCAGAAGAAAATGGGCAATGCGAGATCTGGAATTCCAGTTCAGTGAGGCGTGCCAGGCCCAAGGATCATCAAGGGAGAGGAATGGTGTGCACAGCTAG